GGCAACCTCGAGCTCATATGAACTCAATAAGGCAACACCAAATTTGTATGACCTCAAGCAAAGCATGAATTATACTTATGCCAAGTAACCTCAttataagacctcaagtaaggcttgttcaaatttataagaccttataAAAGGCATAATCCTGatcttaaagtcaaggctatatattcgaacttgaaAGACCCCTAAAAGGGCGTACCCTCTATATAGACGCCGAGGctacctcactcggggactaaaaggctacggccaaatacAATGACTGCGGTTATAAGGCTCTGGCCAAACTAACACGACTCAGAGACGCCTGACCATTGCCATAAAATCACAGGcattcaattacttcgaaaatattttgaaaaaaatcgGGCATGTTTTGAAAAGAATCGGGCATGTTTCGAGAGCCTACCTCCGAGATTCTAATCGGGCATGTTTTACGGCTAGGGCCAATTGCAGCTCGTCCCCCTTGGATACCTTCCTGGCCTGAGTATTTGCAGCAATAACATTCTCCTTGTGCGAGGATACGGGCGCCTCGACTTCAACCCTGATCCCGGATAGCGCAACAACTAATTCACTATGAAGTTCTTTATACTTATTGCTCTCCACCCTCACGTTATGAAGTTGATATCCGAATGAGACCATATTCCCCTGAATGGTATCTCTCTCAGAGGCTATCTCACTGATGTGCCATTTGAGTTCGAGAATTTTAGAGTCTCTATCTCGGAGCTCCTCCCTCATTAGGATATCCTTCTTCTCAAGCTGCATAGATCAACCCAAAGGTATTAAAACACTAAAGTCGGGTAAGCATGTAGACAAAAATGAACAGAAACTACATAACCTGCTCAGCGAGATGAGTCCTCTCTCGGGACACCGCCTCCAAACAATCCCAAAGGCCATGAAGTTCCTCCTCCTTCTTGCTAAAAAGAGCTCTATGCTCATCAGCTTCCGAGGTGAACTTCCTACGCTCACCCTCATAGCGAGTCAACTCGGCTTGAAACCTAGCAAAGGTCTAATTATAAATCACCTTGGCCTGGAACTGTGAAAGAAACAAATTTAGAAAGACAAAGATCAGGATGCCAAGCAGAATTTATAAAAAATTACCTGCTCACAGAGCCTATTGATCTCACTGAAAATAAGTGAGGCGTTGAGCTCAGGGTTTTCCTTAGGCGCAGCAAAAAGCCTTTCAAATGCATCTTTATCTCCAACGGGTGCCCCCACATCGAAAGGTTCTTTATCTTGGGCATCTTGCATCTCCCTTGGAGGTAAAGTTGGTCCTGGAGGGGAATTTCTCACTTTAATAACCCCAACTAGATCAAGCAGGGTTGTCTCTTATTTCTGGAGAGCTTTAGAACTAGGCTCTTCGGATCGCCTACCAAATGCACCTCAGCTCAAGGAATATTTTGGCCGTCAACCGGCTTAAGGACATTACCCGATAAATCCTCGAAGGCCTCTTCAGCCCGAGGTAGGACAATAATAGCATCAAGTTTCAATTTAGAAGCCACCGGCTCAGCAATATGAGGGACGATCAGGTTTTCTCCTCCCTCAGGTGCTACCTAGGATTTATCTTTCTCCTCATTTTTAGCTCTGGGACTCCCCGATACTTCTGGAGTTAAGGTTGCTGAATCAGCCTTAGGGTCTTCCACTTTGGCCTTCTTCGATTTCGAAGGCTTAGTCGATGATTCCCTTCATTTTTTCTGATCTTTGTCAGGTTTCAGGGTATCCGCGTCCCCAGGcggtacttctctcatcaagagGTCTCTCCCAAACCTGCGCAAATACAAAATATAAACGCAGAGAATAAGGGTGTAATCTGTGATAGTTCTTCTGAGAGACTCAATTGCGACAGAAGTGAGGGATCACCATGGTTCTTGGCCTCCCATCAAGTCCTAGATAGGTCGTGCCACACGCTCTCAACATATGGGCAGGTTGAATCTGGGCGGCTAACCCAACCCGAGAGATCTCTAACCATGCCAGGGTACACCGTGTTAGCTGCATCAGTGAAGGAAGTTAGTTCATGGGGAAATTGATCCTAAAGGAAAATAAAATACTTAATCAGCATATCCACTTACGTTTCGTGTTCCAGCTTTCAAGGATCAGCATCTTCTCCGCTAGGATCAAGTCCTATCTTGGACAAAATGGCTCATCCACCCTCTGTCCCTAACCTCGTCAGTACAAGTAAAAAAGGTTATTGAGGCCCAACATTGGAGCTTAATCAGGCCCCTTCGGAGGAATCAGGAACTGTACATTCTGATCAAGTGGTCGAGGGTAAAGGGCATCCCTTAATCATGTTCGAAAAATATCTGATCATGTAAACAATACGCCAAAATGACAGATGAATTTGGCTGAGAGTCACTCGATATTGTTTGTAGAAGTCGAGGATCACGGGGTCTATTGAAGGCGAAGATGGCTCCACCGGGCCAAGAGTAAATGGATAGGTATACACACTAAGGAAGCCGGCCTTGTATGTCGTTATGTCCTCTCCTCAAGAAGGGATCTCCGCCAGCACCGGGTCCCCCCAGCGGCAGTCAGCCTTGACCTTCTTGGCATCTGCTACTAAACTAATATATCAGGACACGGGTTCATATCGCCCCGACTTTGAAGAAGGCTTGTCGACCTTGAAATCGAAGGTTATTTCGCAGGGTCCTGGGATGCATTCCTCAAGATGAGGGGGTATTGTTGCCTTACCCTTAGATGAGCATGAAGAAAAGGGAGTCACATCTTCCTGAGGACAGAGATGGAAGTCTTCGCCATTCTTGTTAAAAAGGTTTCAGAGGGGAGAAGAGATTGTAATCAGAGAAAGAAGACAAGAGAGAAGTAAGAAGAACTCTTTTAAAGGCTTAATGATATAGTGGAAAATAAGGGGCGAAGGAAGAAGTATTTATATAAGCAAATCATGTACGTTGGAGCAGGCCAAATGGTAGCCAACCACTATAATCAATTGAAAGGATGTATGGGTGCGACCTTTAGACACCCTTTTTGTCACATCAATCTCTTGATATAGAGCAACTGACATCATGATGGATGTATCGAAGAGGTAAGAATTCAAGACCATTTCTTATCATGTTCACTCTAAGAAATATGGGGACTATCTGTACACGACTAAAATTGAAGAGTCCGCTTTTATGGTCCTTATGAAATTCCGTAGCCCAGAAGGATCGAGGCACAACTCGAGGTTCGACCCCGAGGGTTCCCTATGCTCGATCTCGGGGCAGCACAAATCGATGGCTATCATGGGTAAGTGGGAAATTCTGGAGGCGCGTAATCAAAGCTGACAACacctgcaagaatagtacaagtccatAACGAACCTTTAAGTAGTTGTACCCGCTACGTTTCTTTGTAATAATTATACATGTaccatgttgggattccccctcttatataaagggacTTTTGTTATTTcttgcacacatgatattcaatacaagaacaagaacattctctactctctaacttaaacattctctattgtctttcttttgatttattgctgacatttattgtgtttcatagattgttcctcatttattatccatcattgatcataaagagccattatGGAGGCCCTTggaactgttagtccttcatcgatcATCCCCAGTCAAGCTCATTAGCTCAAACTCGATGCCCAACTTAGGCCAGTCCGGGACCTCGATTTGCAGTTGTTCGGTTTGAATAACAACACTTACTCTTACCTTTACTTTACTTTCCTATCTCACACTTAGTATCtattgcttaacaactagcattagagtaaatcacgtatttttataactacaaaatcaaatctaactgtaattaccattttcaaggtaaacagtcgtttacacataagtcaacgtcaactcttccaacttaagctttcaaataagagactacgtgtctcaattcactccaaaacctcTCCGGACACAAACCAACTAACCTGGTAAGTCATAATACAGCTGTAAGACACAAGAGAAGCAGgaaatgggggaaacgaggcTATAACTCTTGAAACGACCGGCCTGGTCATTACATTTCTTGAATAGGCggtgaattaaaataagggcaagcttatggtatgaTATTTTGTGACACTTGAAAGACTTTGTTTAGAGTGAGTGTCTGTGCATTTGTCCCTTATGTTGTATTTTAAATATGGTAattttgggactttctttcttgTGAGGGCACATGGATTATGATGGATTGGTGACATGGATAGattctgaattgtgtaaattGAGCATATTTAGTAGACTAGTGTTTTTGAGTCACTTTTTGAGGCTTGGTTGTTGTCACTTGATTATATTGAGACTCCATTGCATTCTTGAGATTATTTAAATGAGGGATGGTTGAGATCCAAATGCTTGAGCCTAATTATTAGTAATAATCAAATTCATAAGTGTTATGCTTAAGTGGAGAATGTGATTTGGAAATGATAGCGATGCCAATTATGCTTTAAATGGTAAAACCTCATTGAATATTTAGTTTTTacttgcttgaggacaagcaaaagctttaaGCTGGGGGTGTTGATGGGTGGTGATTTTACCATTTATTTTGgtctcttttctttagtttttgtACTCATTAATTATGATATGAGGTTGTTATGGTATGTATTGCTATATGTTCAGGTAAATGATGCCATGAAGAGAGTTGAATTCAATTGAAGTGGAATTGAGAAAAAAAGAGTTTAAAAAGTGCAAATTCCTTTAGTGATTCCACATATGCGGAACATTGTGTGCTTATGTGACCTCGCATCTGCGAGGAGAAGGCTGTATCTGCGGAACTAGGGATACCTTCGCTGGGATCGCATCTGCAATTGAGGAACCACTTCTTCCCTTGGAACCCACTTCTGCGGAGCGGTTCTGCGGCCACTTGTCCGCTTTTTGAAGAGCAGGCAATTTCCCCATAATGCCGCTTCTACGAGCTTGTTTCTGCATCTGCAGAACCGCACCTGCCAAGTTGATTACGCATGTGTGATCAATAGTCCTCAGTTCTAGGCACTTCTGACAATTAACATTTTCTCCATTCCATAGCCACAAATACACGACCTAGCTTACTAAAAACACATCTTTGGCTGACCAGAGGATATTTTTGGATGCTCTTAACTAGAGAAGACAAGTTTTGGAGCTAGGATTCTTGCTTACTAAAAACATATCTTTGGCCGACCAGAGGATATTTTTGGCTGCTCTTAACTAGAGAAGACAAGTTTTGGAGCTAGGATTCTTGCCTACacacttgggtcttgaagatttgaaacttttggttgagaatttcttacccatttatattcgtttcttcattttcttgtttTGTGttgaatatctaagtgtgtaatatttttttccaacacttgaatcttgtttatgggaacATTCGTATTTTatgtgtggattaaatatcttgttgtgtttatgtattgaacgatttttattcatattgaagtgagttattgttttttaatttttcttgttCTTTATTGTTTACAAAAGGATTAGCTAACCCAAGGACTCGCTCATTTACTTAGAATTAATTTTAGGAAAGATAATTTGGTGTTGGGAAAGATTAGTTAACCAGAACTTGAGGCTCTAACCCTCACTTTATAGATTCTACtcagggataggattgaactacttgtagccatattcgGGTGTGCTTAAACTCTTGATTGTTTTAGGGATAACTCAATtaagaagtcttgttagtcttcgaaagaagctaatatagaattattatccgagactaattaacataaactcgctcatatttgtaaaatcgtgaaatacattggatcgttacttgagtgtaattcccatTGCATCCatgcttgtagccattgatcatttttctttctttctaggTTACTTTACATTTTCGCAATTagttataaatattttctcaaaatcattctaagtgtttggcattgcataacaagtgataattctcttacactcctaatcgcctacatattctTCTCTGTGTGATTCGATCCCGACTGATAGATGGGTATGTTATATTGCACGTGACCGTatccatttatttttattatattgcaCGTGACCGTATCCATTtattttttagtagtggatttggcaTCACCTATATTCTACGGTTGTGGTAGTAGGGGTCACATTCAGAGGGATTGTCGTTCGTCCCTCTAGAGTGTGGGCAAGGGTACGACACAACCAGCCAGTTCTGCAGCTACCAAATGCACAGTACCTCCTCCAGCTCGAGGCACTCTAGCACATGCAGGGcgtggtgcagctaggggtggtgcaTAGAGTTCGGGAGGACCCAGCCGtttctatgctatgagtggtcaCCATAGTtcagaggcttctccagatgttgtcaCAGGTATACAGACTGCCCAATCTCATTATGTATATGCTCTTattgatcccagttccactttGTCCTATGTCACTCCTTATGTTGCTCTTGAATTCGGGATAGAACCGGAACAACTTCATGAGTCATTCTCtgtatctactccagttggtGAGTCTATTGTGGTCTTGCGAGTTTATAGGGATTGTGTTGTCATGGTGCATGGTTGGGACACCATGGCCGATCCCATTGAAttagggatattgattttaatGTAATAATGGGGATGTACtggctttattcatgttttgccaAGCTTAATTGCCGAACCAGTATCGTTAGGTTTGAATTTTCAAATGAATCAGTTATTGAGTGGAAGGGGGATGATGTAATGCCAAAGGGTAGATTTATTTCTTGCCTTAAGGCCATGAAGATGATCAACTATGGGTGTATTTACCGTTTGGTTCGGGTTACAAACACCAATGCAAAAGTACCTACACTTGAGTCTGTACCTGTTGTGAATGAATTTTGGGAGGTCTTTCCTGATGAGCTCTCTGGGATCCCACAATATAGGGAAATTGATTTTGGGATCTATGTGGTGCCAGGCGtgcagcctatatctattccaccctATAGAATGGCACTGGCGGAGTTAAAGGAA
This genomic stretch from Nicotiana sylvestris chromosome 9, ASM39365v2, whole genome shotgun sequence harbors:
- the LOC138878221 gene encoding uncharacterized protein, with the protein product MGMYWLYSCFAKLNCRTSIVRFEFSNESVIEWKGDDVMPKGRFISCLKAMKMINYGCIYRLVRVTNTNAKVPTLESVPVVNEFWEVFPDELSGIPQYREIDFGIYVVPGVQPISIPPYRMALAELKELKEQLKDLLENGFIRPSASPWGAPILFGANYFSKIGVSQIEDQE